The genomic DNA GCGCACCAGGTTCACGGGCCCGGGTACCCGGTACAAGGCGGCGGGGGGCAAGGCAAACTGCGCCAGCAAAAAGTCGGACAGAAATTGCGAACATCCCGCGGACACTTCCAGCCGGACGGCCTGCCCATAGTGCCTGTGCTGCAAGCCCTGGCGCAGGGCTGTCCGCAGATTGCGCACATCCTCCTCATCCAGCGCGAGGTCGGAATGGCGCGTCACCCGGAATTGCGAGAACTCCGTCACCTCGCGCCCCGGAAAGAGCTCGTCCAAGTGTGCCCGCACGATGCTGGAAAGGCTCACGAAAAGCGCTTCCGAGGGTGCCACGCGGGCAGGCATGCGAATCAGCCTGGGCAGGGCCCTGGGAACCTTGACGATGGCGATCTCGTTCTCTCGCCCGAATGCATCGTGCCCCTTCAGGCGCACGATGAAGTTCAGGGACTTGTTGGCCACCTGGGGAAAGGGGTGCGCGGGGTCCAGCCCCACCGGGATCAGCAGCGGCCGCACCTCGCCCACGAAATACTCGTGGACCCAGCGCTTCTGGGCGGGCGAACGCTCCCCATGCCCCACGATCCGGATGCCATGGGCGGCAAACGCAGGCACCAGGGACTCGTTGTACAGCGTGTACTGCCGGTCCACCAGCCCGTGCACCTTGGCGGCCACGGCTTCGAAGGATGCCGTCGAATAAAGGCCCTGGGTCTCGCCTTTCTGGGCCGCGGTGATGTGCGGCGCGGCACGCACTTCAAAAAACTCGTCCAGGTTGGACGACACGATGCACAGGTAGCGCAGCCGCTCCAGCAGCGGCACATCCGTTCTCACGGCCCAGTCGAACACCCGTTCGTTGAACGCGAGGATGCTGTGGTCCCTGTCCAGGAACATGTGGGGCGGCGCCGCAGTGGGCGCGGCTGCCGGTGCGTGGCCCACGCCGCCGTCGCGTGGCGTCGGCGTGGCATCGGGACTGTCACACGACAGGGCAACAGCGTCATCGGGGGGCAAGGGCAACATGGATACGCAAGCGCGACGAGTGCAGGATGGCTGCAGTATTTAACGCCCAGATGACAAAGATGTGACAGGCTCCGTGACAGTCACACGCGCCACGCCCTGTGTCCGGGCAGGAACCAGGTACTGCTCGAACAGCCGCGCGGCGTGGGCCCATGTGAAATCGAGCGCACGCGCCCGGGCGTCGGAGCGGGCAATCGCCAGCGCCTCCTGGCTTGCAGTCAGCAAATCGTCATGCAGCACGCCCCCCCGTGCCGGCTGGCCAGGATGTGCACCCAGCACTTCCATCGGCCCGTCCACGGGGAAAGCGGCCACCGGCGTTCCGCAGGCCATGGCCTCGAGCATGACCAGCCCGAAGGTTTCAGAACGGCTGGGAAACACAAAAACATCCGCCGCCGCATACACCTGGGCCAGTGCCGGGCGGTCCAGGATGCCCAGCCAGCGGACCTGCGGGTACCTGGCCTTCAGGCGCGCCTCCAGCGGGCCGACACCACACACCACCTTGGAGCCGGGCATGTCCAGCCGGAGGAAGGCCTCGATGTTCTTTTCGTACGAGATCCGTCCCACGTACAAGGCCACGGGATGGGCCAGGGCCCCCATGAGCGGGCTGGGGGTGGTGGCGCCGTGGAACGCGAAAGCCTGCGTGTCAACGCCATGGGTCCACAGGCGCAGGTTGCGAAATCCCCGGTGCTCCAGCATCTGCAGGACGCCGTGCGTCGGCACCATCACGCCCGATGACGGGCGATGGAAATGACGGAACAGCGCGTACCCCCATCCAAGCGGCACCCGCAAGGCCGCGTTCAGTATTTCCGGGAAACGGGTATGGAATGCCGTGGTGAATGCCAGGCCCTTGCGCAGGCAGTAGCGGCGCCCCGCCCAGCCCAGCGGTCCTTCGGTGGCCAGGTGGATGGCGTCGGGCTCCATCGCGTCCAGCATCCCTGCCACGCGCTGCGCGGGCCGCACGGCCAGATCGATCCCTGCATAGCCAGGGCACGGGCGCGTTGTGAACTGGCCGGGATGCAGCACCTGGACCGCGTGCCCGGCGGCTTCCAGCTCCCGCACCAGCTCCAGCAGCGTGGTGACGACCCCGTTGACCTGGGGAAGCCAGGCATCCGTCAGCAAGGCGATTTTCATAGGGCAACGGCGGCCTCGGTCCGCGATGTGTCGGCGAAGGGAGAAGCGGGCCACTGGAGCAGTTCCAGCCGGCCGTCCAGGTGTTCGACCAGCGCGGTGTGGCTTTCCACCCAGTCGCCGTCATTGCAATACAGGGTTCCGCCGATCTCCCGCATCTCCGCGCGGTGGATATGGCCGCACACCACGCCGTCATGTCCCCTGCGGCGCGCCTCGGCGGCCACGGCCACTTCAAAGTCGGTCACGTAATTGAGCGCCTTCTTGACCTTGCCCTTCAGGTAGGCCGACAGCGACCAGTAGGGCAGCCCCATGCGGGCGCGCAAGGTGTTGAGGTGCCGGTTGAGCCGCAGCGTGAACTCATACAGGTTGTCCCCCAGGTAGGCCAGCCACTTGGCGCACTGGATCACTCCGTCAAAGTGGTCTCCGTGCGTGACCCACAGGCTGCGGCCGTCCGCCGTGGTGTGCACCGCCTCGGCCAGCACTTCGATGCCGCCGAACGAGTGGCCGACAAAGGCGCGTGCAAACTCGTCATGGTTGCCAGGCACGAAGACCACCCGGCATCCCTTGCGCGCGCGCCGCAGGAGCTTTTGCACGACATCGTTGTGGGCCTGGGGCCAGAACCACTTGCGGCGCAGCTGCCAGCCGTCGACGATGTCGCCCACGAGGTAGAGGTGGTCGCTGGGGTGGTGCTTGAGAAAGTCCAGCAGCGCGACAGCCTGGCACCCCGGGGTGCCCAGGTGCAAATCCGAAATGAAGACCGCGCGGTACCGGCGATGACCCGCCGCGAAGGCATGTGCGTCGTCGGCCATGTCCTCGTGGCCCACGGACGGTTCCATCCAGGGGCCCAGGGCATCGAACGCGGTGCGCATCAGGCCCCCAGGAAATGCTTGCGGTAGCGGGGGTGCAGGTCCGCCAGGCGCATCAGCATCGGCAGGTCCGCGGTGTTGAAGTCCGGGTCCCAGGCTGGAGCGCCCAGCACGCGCGCGCCCAAGCGCAGGTAGCCCTTGATGAGCGCCGGGGGCTCCACCGTGATCGAGCCGTCCAGCTGCTCGACGGGCAGCGGCAGCCGGGGAAGCACGTGGTATTCGATGGGGGCCAAATGTGTCTTGCGCACCTGCTGCCAGATGCTCGCGGCCGCGTCGCCGCTGACGACGCCGTTGTGCAGCATGGGGATGCTGGCGCAGCCGATCATCGTGTCGAGCTGGTTGCGCACCATGAAGTCCGCCAGCGCGCTCCACAACGCCATGATCACGCCGCCGTGGCGGTGGTCGGGGTGCACGCAGCTGCGGCCCAGCTCCACCATGCGCGGGCGCAGGGAGCGCAGCCGCGTCAGGTCGAACTCGGTGTCGCTGTAGGTGCCGCCGACGCGCCGGGCCTGTGCGGGAGTGAGCACGCGGTAAGTCCCAATGACTTGCTGGCTCTGGGCGTCGCGCACCAGCAGGTGCTCGCAATAGTCGTCGAACAGGTCCACGTCGTGGCCGGGGATGGGGGTCGTCAATCGAGCGCCCATCTCCGCCGCGAACACATCGAACCGCAACCGCTGCGCCTGGCGCACCTCATCTTCATGCCGCGCCCATGCCACCTCGATGGCCCCCCGCGCCGCCACCGGCTGCAGGGCGCCGGGCATGGCAGCCGTGCCGCGAAGCGGCCGCTGGGGAACGATCTCGGTGGACAGGGGCGGCGTCAAGGTGGGCAGCTCATTCATGGTGCAACATCTCCTTGTGTCAGGACGGGTTCGGCTGGAGGCCCCAACCATGGGCTGGGAACCGTTTCCCCTGGGCACGAGTGTGAAATTGCCGCGTGACGCCGCCATGTCGGCCGCATGTCAATTCCATGACAGCGGATCGCCGCGCAGAACCCTGCATCGGCTCCAACGGGCCTGCATAATTGGTTCAGGAAACCGCACCGTGCACGCATCCGCCCCCACCCGCTCCCGAAGCCCTCTTGCGGGCTCGCTGGTCGTGTTTGTTCTGGCGGCGGCCTGTGCCGGGGTGGTGGTGTGGGCCCTTGAGCGCCAGGAGCGCGCCCAGCACCGCACGCAGGTGACGGACATGGCGGGTGACCACGTCCAGGCGCTGCAACGCGCCATCGAGCTGGCCCTGTCGGCCAACAACACCCTGGTGGCGCTGGTGCGCCAGGGCCGGGGAGAGGTGACGCAGTTCGAGGAGATCGGCACGCAGATGCTGCCCTTCTACCCGGGCATCACGGCCATGGGCCTCTCTCCCGGGGGGGTGGTCAAACAGGTCGTGCCGCGCCAGGGCAACGAGAACTCCATCGGTTTCGACCAGCTCAACGACCCCCGGCAGGGCCCCGAATCCGCCAGGGCCCGGGAGTCGGGCCGGCTGACCCTGGCCGGCCCCATGGAGCTGGTGCAAGGCGGCCTGGGCGTGGTGGGGCGCCAGCCCGTCTACCTCGACGATGCCCAGGGGCACCGCGCCTTCTGGGGGTTCACCTACGTCACCATCCGCCTGCCCGAAGTGCTGGCCGCCGCGCGCCTGCCGCAGCTGACGCTGCGGGGCTACCACTACCGGCTGTGGCGCGTCCGGCCCGACACGGGCGAGGAACAGACCATTGCCGCATCCGACCCGCCCCCGGGCGCGGACGCGGTGGGCCGGTCGCTGACCCTGCCCAACGGGCAATGGACCCTGAGCCTGGTCCCCATCAAGGGCTGGGGCGACCCGGCCGTGCTGCTCATGCGCTGCGCGGTGGGCCTGCTGTTTGCCTTGATGATGACCTACCTGGCCCGGCTTCTTTTCGAGCTGAAGGCCCACGAGCGCGGGCTGGCCTATCAGGTGGCCCAGCGCACCTCGGAAATCCAGGCCACCCAGCAGCAGCTGCACGCCACCATCGACGCCATCCCGGACCCTCTCTTCGAACTCGACCAGGACGGGTTCTATTGCAGCGTGCACAGCCAGCGCGCCGAATTGCTCATGGGCCCCGCCGAAACGCTGGTGGGACGCAACGTGACCGAGGTGCTGCCAGCGCTGGCAGCCCTGTCGGTGCTGGACGTGCTGAGCGATGCCCAGGCGCAGGGCTGGTCCTCCGGGCGGCAGATCATGCTCGACCTGCCCGGGGTGGGCACCACGTGGTTTGAGCTGTCCGCCGCGCGCAAGGCCACGTCCCCGGGCGCGAAGCCACGGTTCATCCTGCTGTCGCGCGACATCACGGAGCGCAAGCGGTCCCAGGAGCAACTGCAGCTGACCGCCCAGGTGTTCGACCAGAGCAGCGAAGCCATCGTGATCGCCGACGCGGCCCATACGATCGTGCGCATCAACCGGGCTTTCACGCGGATCACGGGGTACACGGAAGCCGAGGCCGTGGGGCAGTCCGTGCGCCTGCTCACGGTCGCCCGGCCGGCAGACAACGCCAGCGCCGACGCCGTGTACGCACGGCTGTCCCAGGACGGCCACTGGGAGGGCGAGGCCTGCGGCCGCCGCAAGGACGGGTCCACCTACCCCCAGTGGCTGTCGGTCAGCAGCGTGCGCGATGGCAATGGCGTCGCCACGCACTCCATCACGCTGTTTCGCGACATCACGCAGCAGCGCGAGGCCCAGGACCGCATCCAGCGCCTGGCGCATTTCGACCCGCTCACGAACCTTCCCAACCGCGCGCTGCTGGCCGAGCGCGCGCAGCACCTCATTGCCAACGAGCAGGCGCGAGGCGGCACCCTGGCCATGCTGTTCCTGGACCTGGACCACTTCAAGAACGTCAACGATTCGCTGGGCCACCGCATTGGAGACATCCTGCTCGTGGCGGTGGCGCAGCGCCTTCAGTCCCTGCTGCGGCCTCAGGACACCGTCTCGCGCCTGGGGGGCGATGAATTTCTGCTGCTGCTGCCCGCCACCTCGGCACCCTCCGCGGCCGACATGGCAACCCGGCTGCTCGCGGCCATCGCCCAGCCGTTTCAGGTGGACCCGTACGAACTCACCACCACCTTGTCGGTGGGCATCGCGATGTATCCCGCCGATGGCGACTCGTTCGACACGCTGTACCAGCGGGCCGATGCCGCCATGTACCGTGCCAAGCAGAACGGACGCAACCGGTACGGTTTCTTCACCGCCGACCTCGAGGCGCGCACGGCGCGCGCCCTGCTGATCGAGAACGCCCTGCGCCGCGCGCTGGAGCGCAACCAGTTCGAACTGCACTACCAGCCCCAGGTCTCGCTCACCGCGCGCCAGGTGGTGGGGGCCGAGGCACTGCTGCGCTGGCGCCATCCCGAGCTGGGCATGGTGTCGCCGGCCGAGTTCATTCCGGTGGCCGAAAGCAGCGGCATGATCGTGGCGATCGGGGAATGGGTGATCCACACCGCGGTGAAGGACGCCAAACGCTGGCTGGATCTGCAGCTGCCCTTGCGGGCGGTGTCCGTGAACGTCTCCGCCGTCCAGTTCAGGCATCCCCAGCTGCCCGAGATGGTCACGCGCTGCCTGGAACAGGCAGGCCTGCCCGCGCGCCGGCTGGAGCTGGAGCTGACCGAGGGCGCCGCGGTGGACGACCCCGCCGCCGCGCTCGCCATGATGGACCAGCTTCACGACCGCGGCGTGCGCCTGTCCATGGACGACTTCGGCACCGGATATTCCTCGTTGAGCTACCTCAAGCGGTTCCAGATCTACAAGCTCAAGATCGACCAGTCGTTCGTGCGCGATCTGGAAGACGATGCCAATGACCGGGCCATCGTGAGCGCCATCATCCGCATGGCGCAGGCCCTGGGCATGCAGACCACGGCGGAGGGGGTGGAAACCGACGGCCAGGTCGAGTTCCTGCAGGCCCAGGGCTGCGACGAGGGCCAGGGGTTCTACTTCAGCCGCCCCCTGCCCGCGCCGGAGTTCGAGGCGTACCTGCGCGCTCAGCGGGACCACTGAAGCCGACCCGACCCTGCACGGGAAAGGGCCGGACGCCCCGCCGAAAGGCTTGTAAGGGAGCGCTGCTACACTTTGGTACAAATTACCAAGGCCGCCTGGCCCTCCCGCCCGTACCGGTTTCCATGTCTGCGCCGTACAGCTCTCCAGAATTGCAGCGTCCTGGAGTTGCCACCGACACCCCCCTGCAACGCGCGCTGCGCGAACAGCAAACCCTGCTCGACAGTGCGGGCGTGGGCATTGTTTTCCTGCGCCAGCGCAGCGTGGTGCGCTGCAACCAGCGGTACGCCGAGATCTTCGGCTACGCCAGCGCCGAAGGGCTGGTGGGCCTCAACACCGAGGCGTTCTACCCTTCGCGCGATGCCTTTCGCGATCTGGGCCGCACCGCCTACCCGGTGCTCGCCCAGGGCCAGGCCTTCCGCGTGGAGCGCCAATTGCGCCGGCGCGACGGCTCCTTGTTCTGGGGCAGCCTGACGGGGCGGCTCATCAATCCGCACGACACGACCGAAGGCTCCATCTGGATCCTGGACGATATCGACGAGCAACGGCGCGCGCAGGCCGCGCTGGGCGCCGCGGTCCGCGAAAAGCAGTTGCTGTTCGACAGCGCCATGGTGGGCATCGTGTTCCTGCGCGACCGGCGCCTGACCCGGTGCAACCACCACTTCGAGCAGATGCTGGGCTACCAGCCGGGGGAACTGGCGGGCAGCCCGTCGCGCCGCTGGTATGCCAGCGACGCCGCGTGGGAAGAAGTCGGCCGCCGGTGCTATCCGCAGCTGGCCGCCGGCCATTCGTACGAAGGCGAGCTGGAACTGTGCCGCAAGGACGGCACCCCCGTGATCTGCGAGGTGCGCAGCAAATCCATAGATCCCGCCGATCCATCGCAGGGCTCCATCTGGATCACCATGGACATCACGGAGCGAAAGCAGGCACAGGCCGTCCTGGCCAGCACGCACGAGGACCTGGAACGGCAGGTGCAGGACCGCACCCGCGAACTGCGCGAGACCGTGGACAACCTGCACCGCGAGATCAACGACCGCAAGGCCG from Acidovorax sp. A79 includes the following:
- a CDS encoding EAL domain-containing protein, whose translation is MHASAPTRSRSPLAGSLVVFVLAAACAGVVVWALERQERAQHRTQVTDMAGDHVQALQRAIELALSANNTLVALVRQGRGEVTQFEEIGTQMLPFYPGITAMGLSPGGVVKQVVPRQGNENSIGFDQLNDPRQGPESARARESGRLTLAGPMELVQGGLGVVGRQPVYLDDAQGHRAFWGFTYVTIRLPEVLAAARLPQLTLRGYHYRLWRVRPDTGEEQTIAASDPPPGADAVGRSLTLPNGQWTLSLVPIKGWGDPAVLLMRCAVGLLFALMMTYLARLLFELKAHERGLAYQVAQRTSEIQATQQQLHATIDAIPDPLFELDQDGFYCSVHSQRAELLMGPAETLVGRNVTEVLPALAALSVLDVLSDAQAQGWSSGRQIMLDLPGVGTTWFELSAARKATSPGAKPRFILLSRDITERKRSQEQLQLTAQVFDQSSEAIVIADAAHTIVRINRAFTRITGYTEAEAVGQSVRLLTVARPADNASADAVYARLSQDGHWEGEACGRRKDGSTYPQWLSVSSVRDGNGVATHSITLFRDITQQREAQDRIQRLAHFDPLTNLPNRALLAERAQHLIANEQARGGTLAMLFLDLDHFKNVNDSLGHRIGDILLVAVAQRLQSLLRPQDTVSRLGGDEFLLLLPATSAPSAADMATRLLAAIAQPFQVDPYELTTTLSVGIAMYPADGDSFDTLYQRADAAMYRAKQNGRNRYGFFTADLEARTARALLIENALRRALERNQFELHYQPQVSLTARQVVGAEALLRWRHPELGMVSPAEFIPVAESSGMIVAIGEWVIHTAVKDAKRWLDLQLPLRAVSVNVSAVQFRHPQLPEMVTRCLEQAGLPARRLELELTEGAAVDDPAAALAMMDQLHDRGVRLSMDDFGTGYSSLSYLKRFQIYKLKIDQSFVRDLEDDANDRAIVSAIIRMAQALGMQTTAEGVETDGQVEFLQAQGCDEGQGFYFSRPLPAPEFEAYLRAQRDH
- a CDS encoding glycosyltransferase family 1 protein, with the translated sequence MKIALLTDAWLPQVNGVVTTLLELVRELEAAGHAVQVLHPGQFTTRPCPGYAGIDLAVRPAQRVAGMLDAMEPDAIHLATEGPLGWAGRRYCLRKGLAFTTAFHTRFPEILNAALRVPLGWGYALFRHFHRPSSGVMVPTHGVLQMLEHRGFRNLRLWTHGVDTQAFAFHGATTPSPLMGALAHPVALYVGRISYEKNIEAFLRLDMPGSKVVCGVGPLEARLKARYPQVRWLGILDRPALAQVYAAADVFVFPSRSETFGLVMLEAMACGTPVAAFPVDGPMEVLGAHPGQPARGGVLHDDLLTASQEALAIARSDARARALDFTWAHAARLFEQYLVPARTQGVARVTVTEPVTSLSSGR
- a CDS encoding UDP-2,3-diacylglucosamine diphosphatase, which produces MRTAFDALGPWMEPSVGHEDMADDAHAFAAGHRRYRAVFISDLHLGTPGCQAVALLDFLKHHPSDHLYLVGDIVDGWQLRRKWFWPQAHNDVVQKLLRRARKGCRVVFVPGNHDEFARAFVGHSFGGIEVLAEAVHTTADGRSLWVTHGDHFDGVIQCAKWLAYLGDNLYEFTLRLNRHLNTLRARMGLPYWSLSAYLKGKVKKALNYVTDFEVAVAAEARRRGHDGVVCGHIHRAEMREIGGTLYCNDGDWVESHTALVEHLDGRLELLQWPASPFADTSRTEAAVAL
- a CDS encoding GNAT family N-acetyltransferase translates to MNELPTLTPPLSTEIVPQRPLRGTAAMPGALQPVAARGAIEVAWARHEDEVRQAQRLRFDVFAAEMGARLTTPIPGHDVDLFDDYCEHLLVRDAQSQQVIGTYRVLTPAQARRVGGTYSDTEFDLTRLRSLRPRMVELGRSCVHPDHRHGGVIMALWSALADFMVRNQLDTMIGCASIPMLHNGVVSGDAAASIWQQVRKTHLAPIEYHVLPRLPLPVEQLDGSITVEPPALIKGYLRLGARVLGAPAWDPDFNTADLPMLMRLADLHPRYRKHFLGA